One window from the genome of Kaistella carnis encodes:
- a CDS encoding MlaE family ABC transporter permease, with protein sequence MLKNLLSQVGAYFMLLSKTLKKPQKMSIFGKLFMREIHDLGVNSFGLVLFTSTFVGAVVAIQMFNNFSASSFPIPNSFIGYATKVVLILEFAPTIISVILAGKVGSYIASSIGTMRVTEQIDALDIMGVNSPNFLILPKILASVIFNPLLIAISIVFGIWGGYLAGLATGSWSKADYITGIQMYMPQHFIWYAFFKTAVFAFLIATIPAYFGYNVKGGSLEVGRASTQAVVWTIVSIIIMNLILTQMFLSK encoded by the coding sequence ATGTTAAAAAATTTGTTAAGCCAAGTTGGCGCTTATTTTATGCTCCTGTCAAAAACCCTGAAAAAGCCACAGAAAATGTCGATTTTTGGAAAATTGTTCATGCGTGAAATTCATGACTTGGGCGTAAATTCTTTTGGTTTGGTTCTCTTCACCTCCACTTTTGTTGGGGCAGTTGTTGCGATCCAAATGTTTAATAATTTCAGTGCTTCTTCCTTCCCAATCCCGAACTCCTTTATTGGATACGCTACAAAAGTAGTTTTGATTCTGGAGTTTGCACCCACCATTATTTCAGTTATTCTGGCGGGAAAAGTAGGGTCGTACATCGCTTCCAGTATAGGAACCATGCGTGTAACAGAACAAATTGATGCCTTAGACATTATGGGAGTTAATTCCCCGAACTTTCTAATTTTACCGAAAATTTTAGCCAGCGTTATCTTTAATCCTTTACTGATCGCCATCAGTATTGTATTTGGAATTTGGGGTGGATATTTAGCAGGACTAGCGACAGGAAGCTGGAGCAAAGCAGATTATATTACAGGCATTCAAATGTATATGCCGCAACATTTTATTTGGTACGCCTTTTTTAAAACAGCTGTATTTGCTTTTTTAATTGCTACAATTCCCGCCTATTTTGGTTATAATGTAAAAGGAGGTTCTCTTGAAGTAGGTCGTGCCAGTACACAAGCGGTAGTCTGGACCATTGTGTCTATCATTATCATGAACTTAATATTAACACAAATGTTCCTTAGCAAATGA
- a CDS encoding exopolysaccharide biosynthesis polyprenyl glycosylphosphotransferase, which produces MQRIRYSRYFKSIFILLDVFVIAGVFVYFFLRTNDRLFAEETWEQNVLSITLLSFFWILLSNRTRLYSIARNITYTIYLERLVTHIFIFIFGVILLGKVSNNDFLKQDRTLIALSLFSLLFFIKTILFFALKYVRTLGLNYRNIMFISDDSSTEILKRILEDRKDYGFKIHNYPDQDYTNYEKLTAFWKEKGIHTMYLSAETNTFLKEQEVEIFRLAEIHQVRISLIPSIIKNNFFQYDLGYIETQPILVRSKFPLDFFTNSLLKRTFDIVFSLLILILVGTWLFPIIALLIKLDGKGPVFFVQKRYGYHEEVFNCFKFRTMHVNDDCTKRTTEANDCRITKIGKFLRKTSLDEMPQFFNVLRGEMSVVGPRPHMLLVDDFYKLKIGRYSIRSLVKPGITGLAQVNGLRGDTGNMDLEMQKRILADAFYVKNWTVSLDVVIILKTIFLVIGGDKNAN; this is translated from the coding sequence ATGCAAAGAATTCGATATTCTCGATATTTTAAATCCATATTTATTTTACTCGATGTCTTTGTGATAGCGGGAGTTTTTGTTTATTTTTTTTTAAGAACAAATGACCGCCTTTTTGCAGAAGAAACCTGGGAGCAGAATGTACTTTCAATAACACTTTTGAGCTTTTTCTGGATTTTGTTGAGTAATAGAACACGACTCTACTCTATTGCCCGAAATATTACGTACACCATTTATCTGGAGCGACTGGTCACTCATATTTTCATCTTTATTTTCGGCGTAATTTTATTAGGGAAAGTAAGTAACAACGATTTTCTGAAGCAGGACCGCACCTTGATCGCCTTGAGTTTATTCTCTTTGCTTTTTTTCATTAAAACGATTCTCTTTTTTGCTTTAAAATATGTAAGGACTTTAGGGCTCAATTATAGAAATATAATGTTTATTTCTGATGATTCTTCCACCGAGATTTTAAAGAGAATTCTGGAGGATCGGAAAGATTATGGTTTTAAAATTCACAATTATCCGGATCAGGATTACACCAACTACGAAAAACTAACCGCCTTTTGGAAAGAAAAAGGAATTCATACCATGTATCTTTCTGCAGAAACGAATACATTCTTAAAAGAACAGGAAGTTGAAATCTTCCGCTTGGCCGAAATTCACCAGGTTAGAATTTCTCTCATTCCGAGTATTATTAAAAACAATTTCTTTCAGTATGATTTAGGATATATTGAAACTCAACCAATCCTGGTGCGGTCAAAATTTCCACTGGATTTTTTTACAAATTCACTGTTGAAAAGGACTTTTGATATTGTTTTTTCCTTATTAATATTGATTTTAGTGGGAACTTGGCTGTTTCCCATCATCGCGCTGTTAATTAAATTAGATGGAAAAGGTCCTGTGTTTTTTGTTCAGAAACGATATGGTTATCATGAAGAGGTTTTCAACTGTTTTAAGTTCCGTACGATGCATGTAAATGACGATTGCACCAAACGAACAACGGAAGCAAACGACTGCCGAATCACAAAAATTGGAAAATTTCTTCGGAAAACAAGTTTAGATGAAATGCCACAGTTCTTCAATGTTCTCCGCGGAGAAATGTCTGTAGTAGGTCCGCGACCGCACATGCTTTTGGTCGATGATTTTTATAAATTAAAAATTGGCCGATATTCCATCAGAAGTTTAGTAAAACCCGGAATTACTGGTTTAGCTCAAGTCAACGGTCTTCGGGGCGATACAGGCAATATGGATTTGGAGATGCAAAAAAGAATCCTTGCAGATGCTTTCTACGTTAAAAACTGGACCGTCAGTCTGGACGTGGTCATTATTTTGAAAACCATCTTTTTAGTCATAGGTGGTGATAAGAATGCCAATTAA
- a CDS encoding 7-carboxy-7-deazaguanine synthase QueE: MTKEEENILLEQGKMLPVMEHFYTLQGEGAHTGKAAYFIRLGGCDVGCHWCDVKESWDPNLHPLMSTEEIAETAARHCKTIVLTGGEPLMWNLEILTNRLKELGCEIHIETSGAYEMSGTLDWITLSPKKTGLPKPAIYEKASELKMIIFNQNDFKFAEEQAAKVSENCVLYLQSEWSKRDQMYPKITDFILANPKWHASVQTHKYLNIP, encoded by the coding sequence ATGACTAAAGAAGAAGAAAATATTTTATTAGAACAAGGTAAAATGCTCCCCGTGATGGAGCATTTTTACACCTTGCAGGGCGAAGGCGCTCACACTGGAAAAGCAGCGTACTTCATCAGATTAGGCGGTTGCGATGTCGGCTGTCACTGGTGTGATGTCAAAGAAAGCTGGGATCCTAATCTGCATCCTTTAATGAGTACAGAGGAAATCGCTGAAACTGCGGCAAGACATTGCAAAACGATTGTTCTTACCGGTGGCGAACCCCTTATGTGGAATCTGGAAATCTTAACAAACAGATTAAAAGAACTGGGTTGCGAAATTCATATTGAAACTTCCGGCGCTTATGAAATGAGCGGAACCCTGGATTGGATTACGCTTTCTCCAAAGAAAACGGGACTTCCAAAACCCGCGATTTATGAAAAAGCAAGTGAACTGAAAATGATTATTTTTAACCAAAATGATTTCAAATTTGCAGAAGAACAAGCTGCGAAAGTTTCAGAAAACTGTGTGCTTTATCTACAAAGTGAATGGAGTAAAAGAGATCAAATGTATCCAAAAATCACCGATTTCATTTTGGCAAATCCTAAATGGCACGCTTCTGTACAAACGCATAAGTATTTGAATATTCCGTAA
- a CDS encoding bifunctional 5,10-methylenetetrahydrofolate dehydrogenase/5,10-methenyltetrahydrofolate cyclohydrolase — translation MAQILDGLKVSKEIKEEIRIDVEKIVSNNRRPPHLVAILVGKNGASMTYVNNKIKDCKEVGFKSSLVEFPSTVSEAELLEKIDELNKSKEVDGFIVQLPLPKQIDQEKIIMAIDPRKDVDGFHPENFGKMALEMDTFLPATPFGIITLLERYHIDTKGKHCVVIGRSRIVGKPMSILMGRKDFPGNSTVTLTHSYTPRIEEFTKNADIVITALGDPSFLKADMIKDGAIIIDVGITRVEDDSEKGYTLMGDVDFESCKEKASWITPVPGGVGPMTRAMLMKNTILAYKTSVYND, via the coding sequence ATGGCACAAATTCTCGATGGACTGAAAGTCTCCAAAGAAATTAAAGAAGAAATCCGAATTGATGTAGAGAAAATCGTCAGTAATAATCGCCGCCCACCGCATTTGGTCGCAATTCTTGTGGGAAAAAACGGAGCCAGTATGACTTACGTGAATAATAAGATCAAGGATTGTAAAGAAGTTGGTTTTAAATCATCATTGGTAGAATTCCCAAGTACGGTCTCCGAAGCAGAACTTTTAGAAAAAATTGACGAACTAAATAAATCCAAAGAAGTCGATGGTTTTATTGTTCAGTTGCCTTTACCAAAACAGATCGATCAGGAAAAAATTATCATGGCGATTGATCCGCGGAAAGATGTGGATGGTTTTCACCCGGAAAATTTTGGAAAAATGGCGCTGGAAATGGATACTTTTTTACCCGCAACTCCGTTCGGAATTATCACTTTGCTTGAAAGATATCATATCGATACAAAGGGAAAACACTGTGTTGTTATTGGAAGAAGCCGAATTGTGGGCAAACCCATGAGTATTTTGATGGGAAGAAAAGATTTTCCCGGAAATTCTACGGTTACGCTTACCCATTCTTATACGCCCCGCATCGAGGAATTTACGAAAAACGCTGATATCGTTATTACGGCATTGGGAGATCCAAGTTTCCTAAAAGCAGATATGATTAAAGACGGCGCTATCATCATTGACGTTGGAATTACCCGCGTAGAAGATGATTCCGAAAAAGGGTACACGTTAATGGGCGATGTAGATTTTGAAAGTTGTAAAGAAAAAGCAAGCTGGATTACTCCAGTACCGGGTGGCGTAGGACCGATGACGCGAGCCATGTTAATGAAAAACACCATTTTGGCGTATAAAACTTCAGTATATAATGACTAA
- the pgi gene encoding glucose-6-phosphate isomerase, which produces MLPKINPTQTTAWKKLQEHFAQNDFELRTLFQYNPERFKQFSVQRENYLFDFSKNLIDQQTFDLLQNLAEECDLKSAIKSMFSGEKINETEGRAVLHTALRDFSDKEILVDGENIKPAIKRVLNQMKNFSENIISGKHKGFSGKQITDVVNIGIGGSDLGPVMVCSALKHFKTRLDLHFVSNVDGNHIAEVLKNLNPETTLFIIASKTFTTQETMTNAASAKDWFLKSGTQKDVEKHFVALSTNTDAVKDFGIAEENIFEFWDWVGGRYSLWSAIGLSIVLSVGYENFEQLLKGAHETDVHFQTADFKENVPVLMGLLGIWYRNFFDAGTYAILPYSQYLDRFPAYLQQGDMESNGKCVDREGEFVEYETGPIIWGEPGTNGQHAFYQLIHQGTELIPADFIAYVKSCNVISDHQEILLANFFAQTEALAFGKNEVEARQDLEKAGTAPEDIERLLNYKVFHGNTPTNSLLINELNPFSLGQLIALYEHKIFVQGVIWNIFSFDQFGVELGKVLAGKILSELKNPEPVTSHDSSTNGLIKYFKEKN; this is translated from the coding sequence ATGTTACCAAAAATAAATCCAACCCAGACTACAGCTTGGAAAAAGCTTCAAGAACATTTTGCGCAAAACGATTTTGAACTCCGCACTCTTTTCCAATACAATCCCGAACGATTCAAGCAATTTTCAGTGCAAAGAGAAAACTATCTTTTTGACTTTTCTAAAAACCTGATTGACCAGCAAACCTTTGATCTCCTGCAAAACTTGGCGGAAGAATGCGACCTAAAATCTGCGATAAAATCAATGTTTTCCGGAGAGAAAATTAATGAAACGGAAGGACGTGCGGTTTTACATACCGCGTTACGCGATTTTTCGGACAAAGAAATTTTAGTAGACGGAGAAAATATAAAACCCGCAATCAAAAGGGTTTTAAATCAGATGAAAAACTTTTCCGAAAATATTATTTCCGGAAAACACAAAGGTTTTTCAGGTAAACAAATAACAGATGTTGTAAACATTGGAATTGGAGGTTCCGATTTGGGACCCGTAATGGTTTGCTCCGCATTAAAGCATTTCAAAACCAGACTTGATCTTCATTTTGTTTCTAACGTTGATGGCAACCACATAGCAGAAGTGCTGAAAAACTTAAATCCGGAAACCACGCTTTTCATTATTGCATCTAAAACTTTTACAACGCAGGAAACCATGACCAATGCAGCTTCTGCAAAAGATTGGTTTTTGAAAAGCGGTACACAAAAAGACGTGGAAAAGCATTTTGTGGCGTTATCAACAAATACAGACGCAGTGAAGGATTTCGGGATTGCAGAAGAAAACATCTTCGAATTCTGGGATTGGGTTGGCGGCAGATATTCTCTTTGGAGCGCTATCGGCTTAAGCATCGTGCTTTCAGTAGGGTATGAAAATTTTGAACAATTATTAAAAGGAGCCCACGAAACCGACGTTCATTTTCAAACTGCAGATTTCAAAGAAAACGTTCCTGTTTTAATGGGACTATTAGGAATCTGGTACCGCAATTTCTTTGATGCAGGAACTTACGCAATTTTGCCGTACTCCCAATATTTAGATCGTTTTCCTGCTTATCTGCAGCAAGGGGATATGGAAAGTAATGGAAAATGTGTGGACCGAGAGGGCGAGTTTGTTGAATATGAAACCGGACCTATTATTTGGGGAGAACCCGGCACGAATGGTCAGCATGCTTTTTATCAATTAATCCATCAGGGAACTGAGCTCATTCCTGCAGATTTTATTGCTTATGTTAAATCTTGTAACGTAATATCTGACCATCAGGAAATATTGTTGGCCAACTTTTTTGCCCAGACAGAAGCGTTGGCTTTTGGTAAAAATGAGGTGGAAGCAAGACAGGATTTAGAAAAAGCAGGAACTGCACCGGAAGATATTGAAAGACTCCTAAATTATAAAGTCTTCCATGGCAACACTCCAACCAACTCCTTGCTTATTAATGAATTAAATCCTTTTTCACTAGGTCAGCTTATCGCCTTGTACGAGCATAAGATTTTTGTTCAAGGCGTGATTTGGAACATTTTCAGTTTCGATCAATTTGGGGTAGAACTTGGAAAAGTATTAGCGGGCAAAATTTTATCAGAATTAAAAAATCCTGAGCCTGTGACTTCCCACGATTCATCGACGAACGGTTTGATCAAGTATTTTAAAGAGAAAAACTAA
- a CDS encoding DUF4349 domain-containing protein, which produces MKNSKFSIVLSSLILLTFAGCNKTETSGSGDQMSKVDQTAAMSEVSDSISSVASAQVKDKQFIKSADVNIEVKDVYDATIFIENTLKNLGGFVTSSQLNSQTISENTFTISDEKSMLVRKFQADNSMEVRVPTEKLADLLQSINDKKVFLNSRIIVAEDVTANIKLAELEAIRNKKTATKIEKLNNDKGKVTMADDNDQIGNYQKISSFEMKDQIKYSNVKIYITEPQLRIAQIPVANIQNLDDQYKYNFFYDAKNALVEGFYLIQKLILGLLKIWPLVLAGVVVTFFYRKRKITSNKV; this is translated from the coding sequence ATGAAAAATTCCAAATTCTCAATCGTTCTCAGTTCTTTAATCTTACTCACGTTTGCAGGCTGTAATAAAACCGAAACTTCAGGGTCGGGCGATCAAATGAGCAAAGTTGATCAAACTGCCGCAATGAGTGAAGTTTCAGACTCTATTTCTTCAGTCGCCTCTGCTCAGGTTAAAGACAAACAATTTATTAAATCTGCCGATGTAAACATTGAGGTAAAGGACGTGTACGACGCCACCATTTTTATTGAAAATACACTGAAGAACCTTGGAGGCTTTGTGACTTCAAGCCAATTAAATTCGCAAACTATTTCCGAAAACACTTTTACTATTTCTGATGAAAAGTCAATGTTGGTGCGGAAATTCCAAGCCGATAACAGCATGGAAGTTCGGGTTCCCACGGAAAAACTTGCAGACCTTCTTCAATCCATTAATGATAAAAAAGTCTTTTTGAATTCCAGAATTATCGTCGCCGAAGATGTTACTGCCAATATTAAATTAGCAGAACTCGAAGCAATAAGAAATAAAAAAACCGCAACCAAAATAGAAAAACTGAATAACGACAAGGGAAAAGTTACTATGGCCGATGACAATGACCAGATCGGTAATTACCAAAAAATAAGCTCTTTTGAAATGAAAGATCAGATAAAATACAGCAATGTGAAAATTTATATCACTGAACCGCAATTACGTATTGCCCAAATCCCTGTTGCAAACATTCAGAATTTGGACGATCAATACAAATACAATTTCTTTTACGACGCAAAAAATGCATTGGTCGAAGGGTTTTATCTCATTCAAAAATTGATTTTAGGCTTATTAAAAATATGGCCTTTGGTTTTAGCAGGTGTTGTAGTGACTTTTTTTTACAGAAAAAGAAAAATAACATCCAATAAAGTGTAA
- a CDS encoding AI-2E family transporter has translation MPFVLRLSLVLISILALGYLAKIGKGVLAPLFFSVLMALLFLPFANFLEKKLRFSRTISTFSSLLMMLVFLSGLIYFFSAQLSYFVNDFPVLKAQVSKSFNDLQFWVSRNFHVNFDKQMSYINQALEKLLASTAFILGFTVSMFSSTMAFFLFSALFFVFILNYRRLLYQFIISIFRDEHFGKVNEGIKEIQRIIKEYISGLFIQIIIVSILTAILLSVLGVKYAILLAVLTGLLNVIPYIGIIFSCLIACLISFATGGNHTLLVLVGYLVIHAVDANITLPLVVGSKVKINALFTFIGLLLGEELWGISGMFLSIPFLAILKIIFERVEGLQPWGRVLGEEPKHNKPRKKYKITKNITLEEKE, from the coding sequence ATGCCATTTGTATTAAGACTCTCTCTGGTGCTCATCAGCATTTTGGCGTTGGGTTACCTTGCAAAAATTGGCAAAGGCGTTTTGGCACCGCTGTTTTTCTCTGTGTTGATGGCTCTTTTGTTTCTTCCGTTTGCTAATTTTTTAGAAAAAAAGTTGCGCTTTTCCCGAACGATCTCCACGTTTAGTTCACTTTTGATGATGCTGGTTTTCCTCTCGGGACTTATTTATTTTTTTTCTGCACAGTTAAGTTATTTTGTTAATGATTTTCCGGTTTTGAAAGCACAGGTTTCAAAATCTTTTAATGATCTGCAGTTCTGGGTGTCCCGAAATTTTCATGTAAACTTTGATAAGCAGATGTCCTATATAAATCAAGCATTGGAAAAATTGCTGGCATCTACGGCTTTCATATTGGGGTTTACGGTTTCTATGTTTTCCTCTACTATGGCATTTTTTCTTTTCAGCGCCTTATTTTTCGTCTTCATATTAAATTATCGTCGCCTTTTATATCAATTTATTATCTCCATTTTTCGGGACGAACATTTTGGAAAAGTGAATGAAGGAATTAAAGAAATTCAGCGCATTATTAAGGAATACATCTCCGGTCTTTTCATTCAGATCATCATCGTAAGTATTTTGACCGCGATTTTACTTTCTGTATTAGGAGTAAAATATGCCATCTTACTGGCGGTCTTAACGGGTTTACTCAATGTGATTCCTTATATCGGAATTATCTTTTCCTGTCTCATCGCCTGTCTAATTTCCTTTGCAACAGGTGGTAATCATACGCTTTTGGTATTGGTGGGTTATTTGGTTATTCACGCAGTTGATGCTAATATTACCCTTCCATTGGTGGTCGGCTCCAAAGTTAAAATTAACGCCCTTTTTACCTTTATCGGACTTTTACTTGGGGAAGAATTGTGGGGGATTTCAGGTATGTTTTTAAGTATACCTTTTCTGGCAATTTTAAAAATTATTTTTGAACGCGTGGAAGGTTTACAACCTTGGGGAAGAGTTTTAGGCGAAGAACCGAAGCACAATAAACCACGAAAGAAATACAAAATCACGAAAAACATCACTTTAGAAGAAAAGGAATAA
- the lon gene encoding endopeptidase La → MTEFEDINFDEILDDGFSIVTEDLNISDVTATEENNKQLVFPILPVRNMVMFPKVIIPITAGREMSIQLLQEAQKNNEFIGILSQNNASIENPTTDDLYQIGTLAKIIKIIKLPEGNITAITRGFHRFKVKKFTATTPYFKAEITKLKDTSTKKKYEYDALLENIKDLALKIIDIDPNIPSAASFAIKNISDNDDLLNFICSNANFPAEQKQKLLEEKSLMIRAEKCYALMHDDFRKLELRSQIHNKTSKDLDKQQREYFLNQQIRTIQEELGGGPESDIEELMLKAKKLKWNDEVQEHFNKEINRLQRQNPNSPDYNVQRNYLDFFTDLPWDHYSKDVFDIIKAEKILDKAHYGLEDIKKRILEHMAVLKLKNNMKSPILCLVGPPGVGKTSLGKSVADALGRKYVRVSLGGLHDESEIRGHRKTYIGAMAGRILQSIKKAGTSNPVIVLDEIDKIGQGIHGDPSSALLEVLDPEQNNSFYDNFLELGYDLSKVMFIATANALSNIQRPLLDRMEIIEIAGYTLEEKVEIAKRHLIKKQQEENGLDAKSFKLGNAELKHIIDAHTSESGVRGLEKQLASIARWVALQTALEKEYDPKITIDKVDEILGVPRPKNLSEITSVPGVVTGLAWTQVGGDILFIESILSEGKGNLTMTGNLGNVMKESATIAVEYIKAKHEELGISSEDIQKHNIHVHVPEGATPKDGPSAGIAMLTSIVSSFKNKKVKSHLAMTGEITLRGKVLPVGGIKEKLLAASRAGIKEIILCEANRKDVEEIKKDYLKNLKINYVQRMSEVIDLALDHK, encoded by the coding sequence ATGACAGAATTTGAAGATATAAACTTTGATGAAATTTTAGACGACGGTTTCAGTATTGTAACCGAAGATTTAAATATTTCTGATGTGACTGCAACCGAAGAAAATAATAAACAACTCGTTTTCCCTATTTTGCCGGTTCGCAATATGGTGATGTTTCCGAAAGTGATCATTCCAATTACGGCGGGAAGAGAGATGTCGATCCAACTATTACAGGAAGCTCAGAAAAACAATGAATTCATTGGCATTTTGAGCCAGAATAATGCAAGCATCGAAAATCCTACCACTGATGATTTGTACCAAATCGGAACTTTAGCCAAAATTATTAAAATCATAAAACTTCCGGAAGGGAATATTACTGCTATTACAAGAGGATTTCACCGGTTTAAAGTGAAAAAATTCACGGCAACAACACCTTATTTTAAAGCAGAAATTACAAAGTTAAAAGACACTTCAACGAAGAAAAAATATGAATATGATGCGCTGCTGGAAAACATTAAAGATCTTGCTTTGAAGATCATTGACATTGATCCTAATATTCCAAGTGCTGCCAGCTTCGCGATAAAAAATATTTCTGACAATGATGATTTGCTGAATTTCATCTGTTCAAATGCGAACTTTCCGGCCGAACAGAAGCAAAAGCTTTTAGAAGAAAAAAGTTTGATGATCCGTGCGGAGAAATGTTACGCGCTGATGCATGATGATTTCCGAAAGCTGGAACTTAGAAGCCAGATCCATAATAAAACATCAAAAGATCTGGACAAACAACAGCGCGAATACTTTCTTAATCAGCAGATTAGAACCATTCAGGAGGAATTGGGTGGTGGACCAGAAAGTGATATTGAAGAATTGATGTTAAAGGCCAAGAAGCTGAAATGGAATGATGAAGTACAAGAGCACTTTAACAAAGAAATCAACCGTTTACAAAGACAGAATCCCAATTCGCCAGATTATAATGTGCAGCGGAATTATCTCGATTTCTTTACCGATTTGCCTTGGGATCACTATTCCAAAGATGTTTTTGATATCATAAAAGCAGAAAAAATTTTAGATAAAGCGCATTACGGTTTAGAAGACATCAAAAAGAGAATTTTGGAACACATGGCGGTTCTGAAACTTAAAAACAATATGAAATCGCCAATTTTATGTTTGGTTGGTCCTCCGGGCGTGGGTAAAACTTCACTCGGAAAATCAGTTGCCGACGCATTGGGAAGAAAATATGTTCGGGTTTCTCTGGGAGGACTTCATGATGAATCAGAAATCCGTGGTCACCGTAAAACCTATATTGGCGCCATGGCCGGACGTATTCTTCAATCAATTAAAAAAGCAGGAACTTCAAATCCGGTTATTGTTTTAGATGAAATAGATAAGATCGGACAAGGAATTCATGGTGATCCAAGTTCTGCTTTATTAGAAGTTCTGGATCCGGAACAAAACAACTCTTTCTATGATAATTTCCTGGAATTGGGTTACGATTTGTCGAAAGTCATGTTCATTGCAACGGCAAACGCTCTTTCAAATATACAAAGACCATTGCTGGATCGAATGGAAATCATAGAAATTGCCGGTTATACTTTAGAGGAAAAAGTAGAAATCGCCAAACGTCATTTAATCAAAAAACAGCAAGAAGAAAATGGTCTTGATGCCAAGTCTTTTAAACTCGGAAATGCTGAGCTTAAACACATTATAGATGCCCACACCTCTGAAAGTGGCGTTCGTGGTCTGGAAAAACAATTGGCATCAATTGCGAGATGGGTTGCGTTGCAAACTGCCCTTGAAAAAGAGTATGATCCAAAAATCACCATTGATAAAGTCGACGAAATTTTAGGCGTGCCTCGTCCTAAAAACTTGTCAGAAATCACGAGTGTTCCGGGTGTTGTTACGGGATTAGCGTGGACTCAAGTGGGTGGTGACATTCTTTTTATAGAAAGCATCCTGAGTGAAGGAAAAGGAAACTTAACCATGACCGGAAATCTTGGAAATGTGATGAAGGAATCTGCAACAATCGCTGTAGAATATATTAAAGCCAAACATGAAGAATTGGGAATTTCTTCGGAAGACATTCAGAAACACAACATTCACGTGCACGTTCCGGAAGGAGCGACACCGAAAGATGGACCTTCTGCAGGAATCGCAATGCTGACTTCTATTGTTTCCAGTTTTAAAAATAAAAAAGTAAAATCACACCTTGCCATGACGGGAGAAATCACGCTTCGTGGAAAAGTTTTACCCGTAGGTGGAATCAAAGAAAAACTTCTTGCAGCCAGCAGAGCCGGGATCAAAGAAATAATTCTGTGTGAAGCCAATAGAAAAGATGTAGAGGAAATTAAGAAAGATTACCTTAAAAACTTAAAGATTAATTATGTACAACGAATGAGCGAAGTCATTGATTTAGCGCTCGATCATAAATAA